One segment of Solanum stenotomum isolate F172 chromosome 1, ASM1918654v1, whole genome shotgun sequence DNA contains the following:
- the LOC125871407 gene encoding uncharacterized protein LOC125871407 isoform X2 — protein sequence MFFDGYGYHGRSFEQTYRCYPASFIDKPQLENGDKIIMPPSALDRLASLHIDYPMLFELRNTSTERVSHCGVLEFIAEEGMIYMPYWMMENLFLQEGDTVTVKNVTLPKGKYVKLQPHTKDFLDISNPKAILETTLRNFSCLTTGDSIMVAYNNKKYYIDIVETKPSNAISIIETDCEVDFAPPLDYKEPERAAPSRPSKAPAEVEEAAAEVEPKFNPFTGGARRLDGKPLKQQPPPSSSGSSDKQVDVTNGGKKFAAAASSSQNSSRQSQGKLVFGSNANRAPEKQKEPVKEEPPKKEEPKFQAFSGKKYSLRG from the exons ATg TTTTTTGATGGATATGGATATCATGGAAGATCATTTGAACAGACATACCGGTGTTATCCTGCATCATTCATTGATAAG CCACAACTAGAAAATGGAGACAAAA tTATAATGCCTCCCTCTGCCCTTGATCGTCTAG CATCACTTCACATTGATTACCCAATGTTGTTTGAGCTTCGAAATACTTCCACGGAGCGGGTTTCTCACTGTGGGGTTTTGGAGTTCATTGCAGAAGAGGGCATGATATATATGCCATATTGG ATGATGGAAAATTTATTCCTACAAGAAGGCGATACTGTGACAGTGAAAAATGTCACTCTTCCTAAGGGTAAATATGTCAAGCTACAACCCCATACGAAGGATTTTCTGGATATTTCTAACCCAAAGGCCAT CTTGGAGACAACACTCAGAAACTTTTCCTGCTTAACCACAGGAGATAGCATCATGGTGGcttacaataataaaaaatattatatagacATTGTGGAAACCAAACCTTCTAATGCAATAAGTATTATTGAGACCGATTGTGAAGTAGACTTTGCTCCTCCACTTGATTACAAAGAACCTGAAAGAGCGGCTCCTTCTCGTCCAAGCAAGGCTCCAGCAGAAG TTGAAGAGGCTGCCGCAGAAGTTGAGCCTAAATTCAACCCTTTTACTGGTGGAGCAAGACGTTTGGATGGGAAACCCTTAAAACAGCAACCTCCACCTTCCTCTTCTGGGTCCTCAGACAAGCAAGTCGATGTTACTAATGGTGGTAAGAAGTTTGCTGCTGCagcttcaagttcccaaaactCTAGTCGTCAGTCACAAGGGAAGCTTGTATTTGGTTCAAATGCAAACCGTGCTCCTGAGAAACAAAAG GAACCTGTGAAAGAGGAACCTCCAAAGAAAGAAGAACCCAAGTTTCAGGCTTTCTCTGGGAAAAAGTACTCCTTGAGGGGTTAA
- the LOC125871431 gene encoding arginine decarboxylase codes for MPALGCCVDASVSPPLGYAFSWDSSLPAPELFSSGVPPATNAAAVTTGSHWSTDLSSALYRVDGWGVPYFSVNSSGDISVRPHGTDTLPHQEIDLLKVVKKASDPKNLGGLGLQMPLVVRFPDVLKNRLETLQSAFDMAVNSQGYEAHYQGVYPVKCNQNRFVVEDIVKFGSPYRFGLEAGSKPELLLAMNCLSKGSADALLVCNGFKDTEYISLALVARKLLLNTVIVLEQEEELDLVIDISRKMAVRPVIGLRAKLRTKHSGHFGSTSGEKGKFGLTTSQILRVVKKLDESGMLDCLQLLHFHIGSQIPTTELLADGVGEATQIYSELVRLGAGMKFIDIGGGLGIDYDGSKSSNSDVSVGYGIEEYASAVVQAVLYVCDRKGVKHPVICSESGRAIVSHHSILIFEAVSASTTHVSTQPSSGGLQSLVETLNEDARADYRNLSAAAVRGEYDTCLLYSDQLKQRCVEQFKDGSLDIEQLAAVDSICDWVSKAIGVADPVRTYHVNLSVFTSIPDFWGFSQLFPIVPIHRLDEKPTMRGILSDLTCDSDGKVDKFIGGESSLPLHEIGSNAGGDGGRYYLGMFLGGAYEEALGGLHNLFGGPSVVRVLQSDSPHSFAVTRSVPGPSCADVLRAMQFEPELMFETLKHRAEEFLEQGEGEGEGEGEDKGLAFASLTSSLAQSFHNMPYLVSSSSCCFTAEATASASANANNGGYYYYSEDNAADCATEEDEIWSY; via the coding sequence ATGCCGGCCTTAGGTTGTTGTGTAGACGCTTCTGTTTCCCCTCCTCTCGGCTATGCCTTTTCTTGGGATAGCTCTCTTCCCGCGCCGGAGTTATTTTCCTCCGGCGTACCTCCGGCGACAAACGCCGCCGCCGTTACTACCGGTTCTCATTGGTCTACGGATCTGTCATCTGCTTTGTACCGGGTAGATGGGTGGGGTGTTCCTTATTTCTCCGTGAACTCTTCCGGGGATATTTCTGTCCGGCCACATGGTACGGATACTCTTCCTCACCAGGAGATTGACCTTCTAAAGGTTGTGAAGAAGGCTTCTGACCCGAAAAATTTGGGTGGGCTTGGGCTTCAGATGCCTCTTGTTGTCCGTTTTCCTGATGTTCTGAAGAACCGTTTGGAGACTTTGCAATCGGCTTTTGATATGGCGGTTAATTCTCAAGGCTATGAGGCTCATTATCAAGGTGTTTATCCGGTGAAATGCAATCAAAATAGGTTCGTGGTGGAGGATATCGTGAAATTCGGGTCGCCATACCGATTCGGGCTGGAAGCCGGGTCTAAACCAGAGCTCCTGCTGGCGATGAACTGTCTCTCCAAGGGGAGTGCTGATGCTCTTCTTGTTTGCAATGGTTTCAAGGACACTGAGTATATTTCGCTTGCTTTGGTTGCAAGAAAGCTCCTTTTGAACACTGTAATTGTGCTTGAACAAGAGGAGGAGCTTGACCTGGTGATTGATATCAGTCGTAAGATGGCTGTTCGGCCTGTAATTGGACTTCGTGCTAAACTCAGGACCAAGCATTCTGGCCATTTTGGATCCACTTCTGGTGAAAAGGGCAAGTTTGGGTTGACAACATCTCAGATTCTTCGTGTAGTGAAGAAGCTTGATGAATCTGGAATGCTGGATTGTCTCCAGTTATTGCATTTTCACATTGGATCTCAGATCCCCACAACAGAGTTGCTTGCTGATGGTGTTGGTGAGGCCACTCAGATTTACTCTGAATTAGTCCGTCTTGGAGCTGGTATGAAATTCATTGATATCGGAGGCGGGCTTGGAATTGACTATGATGGTTCTAAATCAAGCAATTCTGATGTCTCTGTTGGCTATGGCATTGAAGAATATGCATCCGCTGTTGTCCAAGCGGTCCTCTATGTCTGTGACCGTAAGGGCGTAAAGCATCCAGTGATTTGCAGCGAAAGTGGCAGGGCAATTGTTTCTCACCATTCAATTCTGATTTTCGAAGCTGTGTCTGCTTCTACTACTCATGTTTCTACACAGCCATCTTCCGGTGGTTTACAATCCTTGGTGGAGACTCTCAATGAAGATGCCCGTGCTGACTACAGAAACTTATCTGCTGCTGCTGTCCGTGGAGAATATGATACATGTCTCCTCTACTCTGATCAATTGAAACAGAGATGTGTTGAACAGTTCAAAGATGGGTCCTTGGATATTGAACAGCTGGCCGCAGTGGATAGCATATGCGATTGGGTGTCCAAGGCTATCGGGGTTGCTGATCCTGTACGCACTTACCATGTGAATCTGTCAGTTTTCACCTCAATTCCTGATTTTTGGGGCTTCAGCCAATTGTTTCCTATTGTTCCAATTCACCGTCTGGATGAAAAGCCTACCATGAGAGGAATACTGTCTGACCTGACGTGTGACAGTGATGGAAAGGTTGATAAGTTCATTGGGGGCGAATCAAGCTTGCCGCTCCATGAAATTGGAAGTAATGCCGGTGGTGATGGTGGGCGGTATTATCTGGGGATGTTTTTGGGTGGGGCTTATGAGGAGGCGCTCGGAGGACTCCACAATCTATTTGGTGGACCAAGCGTTGTTCGCGTGTTGCAGAGCGATAGCCCTCACAGTTTTGCGGTGACTCGCTCTGTTCCTGGTCCGTCCTGTGCTGACGTGCTCCGGGCGATGCAGTTTGAGCCTGAACTCATGTTTGAGACTCTCAAGCACCGTGCAGAGGAATTCTTGGAacaaggagaaggagaaggagaaggagaaggagaagataAAGGTCTTGCCTTTGCATCTTTGACCAGCAGCTTAGCTCAGTCCTTCCACAACATGCCTTACCTTGTGTCGTCTTCGTCTTGCTGCTTCACTGCAGAAGCCACTGCCAGTGCCAGTGCCAATGCCAATAATGGTGGCTATTACTATTACAGTGAAGACAATGCTGCAGATTGTGCAACAGAGGAAGATGAGATTTGGTCCTACTGA
- the LOC125871407 gene encoding uncharacterized protein LOC125871407 isoform X3 has product MFFDGYGYHGRSFEQTYRCYPASFIDKPQLENGDKIIMPPSALDRLASLHIDYPMLFELRNTSTERVSHCGVLEFIAEEGMIYMPYWMMENLFLQEGDTVTVKNVTLPKGKYVKLQPHTKDFLDISNPKAILETTLRNFSCLTTGDSIMVAYNNKKYYIDIVETKPSNAISIIETDCEVDFAPPLDYKEPERAAPSRPSKAPAEVEEAAAEVEPKFNPFTGGARRLDGKPLKQQPPPSSSGSSDKQVDVTNGGKKFAAAASSSQNSSRQSQGKLVFGSNANRAPEKQKEPVKEEPPKKEEPKFQAFSGKKYSLRG; this is encoded by the exons ATg TTTTTTGATGGATATGGATATCATGGAAGATCATTTGAACAGACATACCGGTGTTATCCTGCATCATTCATTGATAAG CCACAACTAGAAAATGGAGACAAAA tTATAATGCCTCCCTCTGCCCTTGATCGTCTAG CATCACTTCACATTGATTACCCAATGTTGTTTGAGCTTCGAAATACTTCCACGGAGCGGGTTTCTCACTGTGGGGTTTTGGAGTTCATTGCAGAAGAGGGCATGATATATATGCCATATTGG ATGATGGAAAATTTATTCCTACAAGAAGGCGATACTGTGACAGTGAAAAATGTCACTCTTCCTAAGGGTAAATATGTCAAGCTACAACCCCATACGAAGGATTTTCTGGATATTTCTAACCCAAAGGCCAT CTTGGAGACAACACTCAGAAACTTTTCCTGCTTAACCACAGGAGATAGCATCATGGTGGcttacaataataaaaaatattatatagacATTGTGGAAACCAAACCTTCTAATGCAATAAGTATTATTGAGACCGATTGTGAAGTAGACTTTGCTCCTCCACTTGATTACAAAGAACCTGAAAGAGCGGCTCCTTCTCGTCCAAGCAAGGCTCCAGCAGAAG TTGAAGAGGCTGCCGCAGAAGTTGAGCCTAAATTCAACCCTTTTACTGGTGGAGCAAGACGTTTGGATGGGAAACCCTTAAAACAGCAACCTCCACCTTCCTCTTCTGGGTCCTCAGACAAGCAAGTCGATGTTACTAATGGTGGTAAGAAGTTTGCTGCTGCagcttcaagttcccaaaactCTAGTCGTCAGTCACAAGGGAAGCTTGTATTTGGTTCAAATGCAAACCGTGCTCCTGAGAAACAAAAG